In Leptospira kirschneri serovar Cynopteri str. 3522 CT, one DNA window encodes the following:
- a CDS encoding MbnP family copper-binding protein, giving the protein MTKKVLVLGSIVLLYFSLIYCSPNKNNNDSELLSLAALIALGNQGIQFSAYAGSQKLECGQTLRGHSRSLETIPFIPNAHIAESTTFQLHDFRLFVHGVTLIQNSGEETPLTLNQDGKFQSGEIALLDFENKTGKCNGTLDTHNVVSALIPSGTFQGIKFIVGVPENKNHLDADNQSPPLDNSGMFWSWTSGYKFLKLDFETAETLGVETSVHIGSANCVGSGNSSTCARVNRIPVTLIPEGGFNPSTQEIKINVQALLQGIDLTTNPNAAMCMSGLVGATSTGCPIIFANIGLDLNAGTPITPAKAVFSIKAKN; this is encoded by the coding sequence ATGACTAAAAAAGTTTTAGTCTTAGGTTCTATCGTTTTACTTTATTTTTCTTTGATCTATTGTTCTCCAAATAAAAATAATAACGATTCCGAATTGTTATCCTTAGCCGCGTTGATTGCACTCGGAAATCAAGGAATTCAATTTTCCGCTTACGCCGGTTCTCAAAAATTAGAATGCGGCCAAACTCTCAGAGGTCACTCCAGATCTTTAGAAACGATTCCTTTCATTCCGAACGCACACATTGCAGAGAGTACTACGTTTCAATTGCACGACTTTCGTCTTTTTGTACACGGAGTCACTTTGATCCAAAACTCTGGTGAGGAAACTCCTCTCACTCTCAACCAGGACGGTAAGTTTCAATCCGGAGAAATCGCTCTTTTAGATTTTGAAAACAAAACAGGAAAGTGTAATGGTACTTTGGACACACATAACGTAGTCTCTGCGTTAATTCCTTCGGGCACATTTCAAGGTATCAAGTTCATCGTTGGGGTACCCGAAAACAAAAATCACTTAGACGCAGACAATCAATCTCCCCCACTCGATAACTCTGGGATGTTCTGGAGTTGGACGAGCGGTTATAAATTTTTAAAACTGGATTTTGAAACCGCCGAAACCTTAGGCGTAGAAACTTCGGTCCACATAGGTTCTGCCAATTGTGTAGGCTCTGGAAATTCGAGCACTTGCGCAAGAGTCAATCGGATTCCAGTTACACTGATCCCGGAAGGTGGTTTTAATCCCTCCACCCAAGAAATCAAAATCAACGTTCAAGCTCTTTTACAAGGAATCGATCTTACCACAAACCCAAACGCTGCGATGTGTATGTCCGGACTTGTGGGTGCAACAAGCACCGGTTGTCCTATCATCTTTGCAAATATCGGTTTGGATCTGAATGCCGGAACTCCGATCACACCGGCTAAAGCCGTTTTTTCGATCAAGGCTAAAAATTAA
- a CDS encoding LIC_11090 family protein: MKFYVSIFLSVSVLFQTLVFSSGLFGCILSEKAKICECNHGSKIQKHINKEDVLFSKKIRSFNRSTTSKKLPDCHSAQSGEAHSCSCKKAENKLSQLGAFYSTFFSQKQTSYIRHDLDFIQIITLEYSNSGISSFSFLLKPPRIS; this comes from the coding sequence ATGAAATTTTACGTTTCCATCTTTTTATCCGTTTCAGTCCTATTTCAAACTTTGGTTTTTTCCAGCGGTCTTTTCGGATGTATCCTTTCAGAAAAGGCAAAAATCTGCGAATGTAATCACGGCAGTAAAATTCAAAAACACATAAACAAAGAAGATGTTCTTTTTTCCAAAAAGATACGTTCTTTCAATCGATCCACTACTTCCAAAAAACTTCCTGATTGTCATTCCGCTCAATCGGGAGAAGCGCATTCCTGTTCCTGTAAAAAAGCCGAAAATAAACTTTCTCAGTTGGGCGCGTTTTATTCCACTTTTTTTTCCCAAAAACAAACTTCTTACATCCGGCACGATCTAGATTTTATTCAAATTATTACTTTAGAATATTCTAATTCTGGAATATCTTCTTTTTCTTTTCTTTTAAAACCACCTCGAATTTCCTAA